One segment of Candidatus Bipolaricaulota bacterium DNA contains the following:
- a CDS encoding helix-hairpin-helix domain-containing protein gives MTRGLSSAQERGLIILIGLAIVAAGIAIFIPEFRRPRIPPPVEVILPDVRVIVPEFLSSRPRIDLNSAGVEELTRLPGIGETLAQRIVAYRQEHGPFRSVDELKNVPGIGEKTVEEIKDSVSLGGP, from the coding sequence ATGACCCGCGGTCTCTCCTCGGCCCAGGAGCGGGGGCTGATCATTCTCATCGGGCTGGCGATCGTGGCGGCGGGGATTGCCATTTTCATCCCCGAGTTTCGTCGTCCGCGGATCCCGCCGCCTGTGGAGGTCATACTCCCTGACGTGCGTGTGATCGTCCCGGAGTTCCTCTCCTCCCGCCCGCGGATCGATCTGAACTCCGCCGGGGTGGAAGAGTTGACCCGTCTTCCCGGGATCGGAGAGACCCTGGCACAGCGGATCGTCGCCTATCGGCAGGAACACGGACCGTTCAGGAGCGTGGACGAACTGAAAAACGTCCCCGGGATCGGGGAGAAGACGGTGGAAGAGATAAAGGATTCCGTGAGCCTCGGCGGCCCGTGA